From Calothrix sp. PCC 6303, a single genomic window includes:
- a CDS encoding DUF4255 domain-containing protein has translation MSNYLAVATVTAILQRILQSAVQLDIDGVRVTTLQPRNIGNGTPETGINLFLYHVARNPALNNADATPFRSKGTPIKRQAAVDLYYMISFYGNDTELIPQRLLGSVIRTFNDYSTVSVEAIQEALADPSYRFLEDSNLANQLQQLLVVPLEINLDNLSKVWSVFFQAPYMLSLVYKVTVVTIDGDESLKRALPVSDRNLGGTVPFPNRPLVEQVVSATGKLEPILASSTLQIRGKYLANNITQVRIGGFELSPSEVSENQITLILADVPVDFLRAGVQSLQVIHQIPIGTANLNNGNRSVDSNVAPFVLRPTIKQINIEQQNRPMDDLRSLILSLQVDVMVGIKQRVVLVMNEWSIDEPIGYQFVAEPINIDTDTIIFNLTGVKPATYLLRLQIDGAESLLSIDSDDTSSTYGWFNTPRIEIS, from the coding sequence GTGAGTAATTATTTAGCTGTCGCAACAGTGACAGCCATCCTGCAAAGAATTTTGCAATCTGCGGTACAGCTAGATATCGATGGAGTCAGAGTCACAACACTACAACCAAGAAATATCGGTAACGGAACACCAGAAACTGGTATTAATCTTTTTTTGTATCATGTTGCCCGCAATCCCGCTCTAAACAACGCAGATGCAACACCGTTTCGCTCCAAAGGAACGCCAATCAAACGTCAGGCGGCTGTTGACTTGTATTATATGATTAGTTTCTATGGTAACGACACAGAGCTAATCCCCCAGCGATTGTTGGGTAGTGTGATTCGCACTTTCAATGACTATTCAACAGTATCAGTTGAAGCTATTCAGGAGGCTTTAGCAGATCCAAGCTATAGATTTTTAGAAGATTCAAACCTTGCCAACCAACTCCAACAGTTACTAGTAGTGCCGTTGGAGATAAATTTAGACAACTTATCTAAGGTTTGGTCTGTATTTTTTCAAGCTCCTTACATGTTGTCGCTGGTGTACAAAGTTACTGTAGTGACGATTGATGGTGATGAATCCTTGAAACGTGCCTTACCTGTAAGCGATCGCAATCTTGGGGGTACAGTTCCATTTCCCAATCGTCCGCTGGTTGAGCAGGTGGTTTCTGCTACTGGGAAACTGGAACCTATTTTAGCCAGCAGTACCTTACAAATTCGCGGTAAATACCTGGCGAATAATATTACCCAAGTGCGAATTGGTGGATTTGAACTTTCACCATCAGAAGTCAGCGAAAATCAAATTACTCTCATCCTAGCCGATGTGCCAGTTGATTTTTTGCGGGCAGGTGTCCAGAGTTTGCAGGTTATTCATCAAATTCCCATTGGGACTGCAAATTTAAATAATGGAAATCGGTCAGTTGATTCCAATGTGGCACCATTTGTACTTCGTCCAACCATTAAACAAATCAATATCGAACAGCAAAACCGACCAATGGATGACTTGCGATCGCTTATTCTAAGTTTGCAAGTAGATGTGATGGTGGGAATTAAGCAGCGAGTCGTGTTAGTTATGAATGAATGGTCTATCGACGAACCTATTGGTTATCAATTTGTAGCTGAACCCATCAATATTGATACCGATACCATTATTTTTAATTTGACTGGAGTCAAACCAGCAACTTACTTGTTACGTTTGCAAATCGATGGTGCAGAAAGTTTACTGAGTATCGATAGCGATGATACTAGTTCAACCTATGGTTGGTTTAATACACCGAGAATTGAAATTAGTTAA